Below is a window of Sinorhizobium meliloti DNA.
CACCGAGGCGAGAGGAAAACCTGACAAGCGATCCATCATCGACCGCCTCTCTCCCACCTAAAAGAAGTCCTCCCTGATTACCGTGGACGAACAATATCGCTCCGCTCTGTCGATCTGACCCACGCGCCTGGAATAGCTGGACACGAGCGCCATCGCCCCGATCGATGGTGTGTTCTGTCACCTCAGACATGGCAGTAATTCCGTTGCAACTGCTGGTAAGGATACGGTGGCAAGCCCTACTGTCAATGTCTCCTCTTGGCGCATCGTTGCCATCCGAGCTCAGCATGAGCGACGTCCGCTTCGGGAAGACGCCAGATCAGTCTCAACGACCGGAATGCAGGGGCGCAAAGGGGCCTCACGCGGCTTCGGGAGGCGTATTGCCTTGCGAAGAAGGAGCTAGGCGATCGGCCGTTTCACGATCTGCCTGAGGCTTCCCCAGCAGACGCTGCAAGGTTCGGAGGGTGCCGGAAACCTGGAGAAGAGTGCACCGTCAGGTTTTGCCTGTCTCCGGTGAGTCATCCACAATGGCTGATCAGACCGCGTTTCTACGGCATTCCTCGATATAGAGCTCGCGCAAACGCTTGCCGACCGGCCCGGGTGTACCGCTCCCGATCTTGCGGCCATCGATTTCTACGACGGGCATGACAAAGGTCGAGGCGCCCGTGACAAAGGCTTCGTCCGCATGCTGCGCTTCCTCTATCGAAAAATTCCGCTCAATGACGTTGATCTGTGCTTCCCGGGCATAATGTAGCAAGGTGGCACGCGTGATGCCGTGCAGGATGTCGCTGGATAATGCGCGGGTGACGATCTGGCCGTTCTTGACGATATAGGCGTTGTTCGCCGTCCCCTCGGTGACGAAGCCATCCTGCACGAACCAGCCGTCATCGGCTCCCGCCTTCTTCGCCATCATTTTAGCCATAGAGGGATAGAGCAGTTGGACCGTCTTGATGTCGCGGCGGGACCAACGCAGGTCCGCGATCGAGATCACCTTGATGCCAGCCGATGCCTTGGGTGCGTCCACGAGATTGGGGACGGATTGGGTAAAGAGAACGACCGTCGGCTGAACGTCATCGGTCGGGAAGATGAAATCGCGGTCGCCTGGATTCCCGCGGGAAATCTGCATGTAAACTAGACCCTCGACGATTTCGTTCTGCCTCACCAGCTCACGGTGGATGGTCAGCAGCGTATCCCGCGAAAACGGGTTTCGGATGACCAACTCCCCAAGCGAGCGCTCGAGCCGCGCGGCGTGTCCCTCGAAATCCACCAGCTTGCCGTCGATGACCGATGTTACCTCGTAGACTGCATCGGCAAACAGAAAGCCACGGTCGAAGATCGAAACCTTCGCCTCGGTCTCCGACAGATATTCTCCGTTTAGATAAACGATCCGGTCTCTATCCATTGCAGCGGTTCGCGATTGAGGCATGCAGACGGTTCTGTCAGGCAAGAAGGATGTCATAGAATACTTTACCTATTTCTGGCACGGCTTTCGGGTAAACTTCGCAGATCTGCTTTCCTTGGGTCATAAGGCAGATGATGATCGACGCGTTACCGGGCATGGCAATCCGAATGAGGTCGTGCTTGTAATAGGATGCGCGCGGATCGCCCGTCCAGGAATTCTGCCCCGCCTTGCTCCAGATGCGCGCCTCAGCCGGCGCCCCCGCTCCGAGAAAATCAGCAACTTGAAAACGCGGCTGCTTCGCCTCCGCGCTCTCGCGGTCGCGCAGCAGAATATCCTGCGCCCGGGTACGAGCTACATCGGACAGCGGAACCGTGCCGGCAAAGATCTCATGAAAGAGCCGCGCAGCGGCAAGCGGTGTCAGAACGTTGAGATACTCACCGGATCGCCCGGAATATTGGGCCTCCCGACCATAGCGAACGTCGTCCATGAGCTTCTGGCTGATGTTGCAGCCTTCGAATTCGGGCCAGCCCAGGTCGCGGAAGAAGCGGTTCAGCGCCTCGCGTTTATCGCGCCATGCGTCGAAGCTTTCACCCTCCAGGAGCGTGTCGCCGGTCGTGCCGGTGACCACGTCGATCACATAATTGGTGCCGGTATTGGTCGACCAGAGGATCATGTCCCGCATCGCACGGGACAATTCCTCGTGGTCCTCGACGCGGCCGGCGTCAATGGCGCTCAGCACATGGACGAGGTGGAAAGCCTTGACCAGGCTGCACGGATAGCACCGCCAGTTACCGCGATAGCTGAAGCCGTCCGGCGCCTCGCCGAAACCGTTCTCCCGCAATGCGACGAAGCCGAAATTGTCGGGCGTCAATCCCTGATCACTGAATTGCTCGAGAAGGCGGGCCTTGATGCTTTCGCAGCGACCGGTCCAGTCGGCGTTGGATTTGAAGAACATGGAGAGGATCTTTCTGTAGGGGATTATGTCGGGGCGCCGGCGGCTTTCCAGCAGCGGACGAAGCCACCCGTGTCGAGCGGCAGCTCCGGCTGAGGCAAGCGACAGGCGGCCTCGGCAAGCGGGCAGCGCGGGACGAAACGGCAGCCGGGCAGAACGGCAAAGGGATCGGGTATTTCGCCGGCAATCGGCTGCCGCAGCGACTGCGGCTTGCGAACGTCCGGCACCGAGGCAATCAGCGCCTGCGTGTAGGGGTGGCGTGGAGCGCCAAAGAGGCAGGTGCTCTCTTGCAATTCGACGATCTCGCCGAGATACATCACCGCCACACGGTCGCAGAAATACCGCACGACATTCATGTCGTGCGAGATGAAGATGATGGTCAGTCCCTTTTCGCGATTGATCGCCTTCAACAGGTTGATGATCTGCGCCTGCACGGACGCGTCCAGCGCCGAAACCGGCTCGTCCGCCACGAGAACCTGCGGATTGGCGCACAGAGCACGCGCGATGGATACCCGCTGGCGCTGCCCGCCGGAGAGCGCGTGGGGGAATTTCACCGCCGTCTCGGAAACCAGGCTCACATCATCCAGCACGCGCCGGACCTCGGAGCGCCGATCGGCGCGCGATAGATTGGGCCTGTAATGGGCCACGACCTCTTCGAGCTGTGCCCCGATAGTCATGCGTGGGTTTAGCGAGGAATAGGGGTCCTGAAACACCATTTGCAGGCGGCCGGCCCGATCCGGCCCGTCAAGCGGCTTGCCATCGAAGACGACGTGTCCGCCATTGCTGGGCTGGAGCCCGACGCCGATCCGCGCCAGGGTACTCTTGCCGCAACCGGATTCGCCGACGATGCCGAGGATTTCCCCCTGCTTCACCGACAGATCGACGCCGCGCACCGCATGAAGATAGACCTGATCGCGGTTTGCGAGCACGTCCACAAGGCTGCGCTTCA
It encodes the following:
- a CDS encoding D-amino-acid transaminase, yielding MDRDRIVYLNGEYLSETEAKVSIFDRGFLFADAVYEVTSVIDGKLVDFEGHAARLERSLGELVIRNPFSRDTLLTIHRELVRQNEIVEGLVYMQISRGNPGDRDFIFPTDDVQPTVVLFTQSVPNLVDAPKASAGIKVISIADLRWSRRDIKTVQLLYPSMAKMMAKKAGADDGWFVQDGFVTEGTANNAYIVKNGQIVTRALSSDILHGITRATLLHYAREAQINVIERNFSIEEAQHADEAFVTGASTFVMPVVEIDGRKIGSGTPGPVGKRLRELYIEECRRNAV
- a CDS encoding ABC transporter ATP-binding protein, whose protein sequence is MSLLEFKKVERRFPLKRSLVDVLANRDQVYLHAVRGVDLSVKQGEILGIVGESGCGKSTLARIGVGLQPSNGGHVVFDGKPLDGPDRAGRLQMVFQDPYSSLNPRMTIGAQLEEVVAHYRPNLSRADRRSEVRRVLDDVSLVSETAVKFPHALSGGQRQRVSIARALCANPQVLVADEPVSALDASVQAQIINLLKAINREKGLTIIFISHDMNVVRYFCDRVAVMYLGEIVELQESTCLFGAPRHPYTQALIASVPDVRKPQSLRQPIAGEIPDPFAVLPGCRFVPRCPLAEAACRLPQPELPLDTGGFVRCWKAAGAPT
- a CDS encoding serine hydrolase codes for the protein MFFKSNADWTGRCESIKARLLEQFSDQGLTPDNFGFVALRENGFGEAPDGFSYRGNWRCYPCSLVKAFHLVHVLSAIDAGRVEDHEELSRAMRDMILWSTNTGTNYVIDVVTGTTGDTLLEGESFDAWRDKREALNRFFRDLGWPEFEGCNISQKLMDDVRYGREAQYSGRSGEYLNVLTPLAAARLFHEIFAGTVPLSDVARTRAQDILLRDRESAEAKQPRFQVADFLGAGAPAEARIWSKAGQNSWTGDPRASYYKHDLIRIAMPGNASIIICLMTQGKQICEVYPKAVPEIGKVFYDILLA